tgcattgatacattatggtacaataaaatacataatatatacaacatttaacatagaataggtaggaaatatataatcaaccataacgcgtgcattctgttttgaggaatGTAGAGAGGAatttcttaaaggattttaggcttcgggaagattttaaagtgtgcgggaggtcgttccacaattgcggtgctctgtaggagaaggattGGGCCGCTTTagttttgtattgaggtagattaaataaagtgctggtactggattggaggttataggaggtggaaacaaccgaggagagcattttgctcaggtagggcgggagtttcccagaaaagctcttaaacacaatgctggaaagatgaagggtgtgtctggattccagcgacagccagtttagttattttagcatgtcacaatggtgggtcctgtaattacattgtagcacaaatcggcagaacgagttatacaatgtattgtgtttattaatgtgggattgcggtgcagatgcatatactacatccccataatcaataattggcatcagcatttgctgtacaataggACTCCTTTACTGTAGGACTtcggcaggatttgtttctgtacagggtacctagttttggataacgtttagatgcaagtttttctatgtagaGGCCAAAAGAATTGccactggagtgatactaaaagttattcaataaattgagaattccaagtgaatttcaaatcaaggccaaaatagtcaaactaagAGCATAGATCACTTGGAGAGCCTCTCCAATTGATCTATGTTGGCTTATATTTGTAATTCACTTTTAATCCacctggaattctcactttagttaataaccctgtacaaaaccttcagttatttaaatgtgcgtaGGGATATGGGATAGTGCACAggcgacttttttttttactctttaaacTACGTATTGGGGCTGATGCTTATCATAGTTATTGAtgttgcccaggagtagtgggagtttacaTACAGGGATTAATTTTGTGTGTTAGAAGAAGGGGAGCAGCTGCATTGGATTAGAGCAGGTGACCTCAAACTCcgtccccccagatgttgctgaactacaactcccatgattctctggctatgtaattcaaagaatcatgggagttgtagttcagcaacctatgggggggggggacagagtttgaggacccctggattAGAGGTAAATTCAAAGtcacactacagtgttaggaataaaaatgtgtattcctaCAGCTATAGCGCCTTAGTCACCATTTAAGTAGCCAGGTGCCCGCGGTCAGGGTTAACATACTCTTTCTCCCTCACAGAGACACTAAGGTTAAAAATACATCTAAGTTTTTGAACCatagactgttcctttaaagatttgATTATAGATTACAAGGTCTTCCCTAGCCATTTCACTATGGAATGATCGACTGTCTCAACATGTCAAATTGTAATCTTTCCAATTAACTATCTGTCTATTCCACAAAGACAAGGAACATGTTGTGCTCTTTAAATAAAATACCAGTTAGATGAAACAAGACTACAGAGCAGCACAGTGCTAAATGGTGAAAAAAGGGGACAGATGTAATGTGGGTCCTACTTCAGTATATAGTTTAAGAGACGGCTAAACAAACACAGTGCCTTAACAGCAAAATGCCACATAAgaatttttttcttcctttcataATTTATAGGTCTATGAGTTAAGCTtagttgtaaaaataaaatgtagacttTTAGAAAAGGTACATAAAAACAGAGGTTAAAAAaggctacaaatatatttatctgaCCCAATCAATATTTTGAAACCCTTACAAACATGGAtaattaaagcagctctgtcactccACCactcccaaataaaaaatatttattacaatgcTTAAAAACATTGCATCGGCAGTGCAATTGCCAACCCAGTCAAGAAGGGGCTACTTTGTAATTTTCTTACGTTTTAAAATGGTGGAGCTAGCTTTTGTCATGCTCTCAGCTGGCACTAGTGACGACTGAGGGGAAATAACTGCCAGCACGGACATTGGCTCCTGACCAATGAAATGCCAGAAGGTCAATAGCACCTCGCAAAAGAAGATGTCGCTATCTGCAAGGGGCAGGTTCACGTAAATAAAAACTTCCTTGTAATGCACCTTGAGGCCACCTCACTGCAAGGGGCAAAGTCACCATCTGGGATCTTAGCAAAATATACAAAGACCTCAGAAGGTGACAGAGCGGCTTTAAATAATCAGTGATGTCAGGGAAGAAAACCTGCTGCATCTATAAATATATTCAGGTCACAATCTCGATACCCACAAAATAAACTGACTTCTGGAATGTTAAGACACACATTCAATTCTAAACCAGCTTTATAAAAGGAAACCGGTAACGGATTTCAGGGCTTCGGAGATGATCAGTTTCTATAGGAAGAGACTGCACAGAGCTGCATTGAACACATGACACAATAAAAGGATCCCAACGGTAATCTCTGTTATGGTTTGCTATAAATCTTCCACGGTTTCATTGGTGACAGTAGCCATCTGGCTTTGTTCTACAGCACTACCTATTTACTAAGATAAACATCACATTGTTGCTTTATGTAGCTCACACAAAAACCAGTGATAGCTGATCTGCGGTACTGCAACTACAGTGTATTACATTACCTGGGATCTTACGTGAGACAAATGGTTAGATAGCATTTACTGCTATAAAGGTTTGCATGGGAGAGAAGCAGCAGTCCTTTGAACAATTAAAAGTAACATCTAGTGTCACCGAATCAACCGGTTATACACAAACCAAAACCAATGTATCTTCAGAAACCATGATTACGTTACTGTCCTTTTAAACCAGAACTTCATCAAACCTGCTACAATAATCCTTGGTTAAGGAAAATGTGTATAGGTCACCATGGGACGGAGGACACCAGCACTGTGAAGCAAAGAGCCACACTGGTACATAGTGCTATATTACAGCCATATCCTCAACTGTGTTTGCTAAAATGATAATAGAACGCTAAGAGAACGATCATCTTCCACATACAGTGCATCATCtttctcaggaaaaaaaaaaatctccctgtCAGAAAGAATCTACAGACGTTTGGCACGAAGTTTCCCCTCAACAATCCCTTAATACCCCACACTATGCACTATaagccactacagcttattgaacgtATTACAGTGCAAAGAGTCTATGGGCATTATCCCATGTAAGTGAATTGacgacaaaagaaaaaaaaaaaaagttttggctaTAGCCCTGCCTCTCTGTTGTGGCTTGATGAACTTTCACATTAGCCTGTTCAACTGTGGATGGCAACAATAGGCTGAGAGCACTGCAGTtagttacagtggttatggttttcACGGTGCCCCCTTTAAATCTCCTTTATTCTTACTTGCCCTTTCTACAAGGAAACTAGGATAGTCTCCTCAAATTATTGCTCTCCTGACCCAACTTCTGTTCAACTTTCACACAATACTTTCTTTCTAAAGTTCAAGCTTTTGAAGAGCCCTGCCCATAGCGGTTTTACTACATCTCAATTTCACCTCTGCTTgaccttctttaaccccttaagggacacatgacgtgtgacatgtcatgattcccttttattacagaagtttggtccttaaggggttaaacgtgattttattctaattttttcACTTTTAGGATCTTGTTTTCTGTCAACTTCCCATACtggttaccattttttttatcagttttggTACTCCAGAGTCCGGGCgcgcgcgcgctctctctctctctctctctctcaatgggTTGAATGAGAAGTATTCACTGTCTGCTTTTCTATGACATACTTTTTCTGAATATGTTCACTCTGATACTGTCTGTTGTGGGAGGCTGGTGCCCATCCTATGGGTTGTGGCACCATCTCTATTACTCAGCATGTGGTGACATGTAGGTTACTGTGAGGGTCCGCTACATCGTATAAGACCATTATGACACCTGAGGCTTTTTGTCCATGGGACCTTTGCCATGGAAGTGGGGGAGCCTTGGGCTATCCGGGCTCTCCACTTTGGCGCCTGGGATTACGTCTGGTTGCATTATCGACATTTATCTCTCTTATGATTTTTTGTGCACCTGCTTACCCTGCGGAGGTTGAGTGGGGATGgcgatgcccaccctgggggataggcatacacCCCAACTCCCCTGCATTCTAGGGTGTGTACCCCTGGTATTTCTGTATATagtactgtgtgttatacagcATTTCCCTGCAACCTGATATGCTTACCTTCCCTGTTTTAGGAGGGTGTTGATTGCAAGTGTACATAATCTGTATGCACTCGGAATAGTCCCGTTTATGGTTTATAGGCATCTATTCCAGTAGTTATTTTGTTTATCTGGCCTATACGGCGAGTCAGCAGTATGGTAGACTGTGCCCACCCAGGGGGATAGGCACTCACCCATGATACCTGACTCGTTGTTCTACACTTGGGAGTTATCCCTGATTTTGTAAGGGGCTCTCTCCCTGAGTAGTGTACTGTAATAGGTCTATGTATACACTTAGGGGTGTTGTTGGGTGAAAGCCGATGCTATCTATTTTGCGGTAATATGCATAGGCAGTACTGATTAGTGCTTTCTATGTCCATTCAGGATAATTATGTTTTCTTTGTTATCATCCTATTGGCCTTCTATTCCTCTCTGTTTAGATTTAGATGCCTGTttcgtgttgtgtttttttattacatGGTCTTACATGCTCTGCCTGCACATTTGGGCTTTAATGTATATACCTTATCAAAGACTGTAGGTGTACTACCCTTTCGCTAGTGCAGAGGATTGGTCAGATTGAGTGGGGTATGCCCGTTAGACACATGACGTTTAAAGTCCTTCCAGCAATGTTGATGTTTGTTTTTAGTTGCTATGGACACTTTGGTCGCATAGCAACACCCtcccggccgatcacgtgacgaTGACGCCGACGCCACGTGATGACATCACGTACGCACACGTGACCTAAGGCAGAATCCGCGCGTTTTTCGGACCGGACAGACAGGGAGTGGGAGTtaattccggtggtgggtaagtttaTTGCTTGTTCTCTTatttgtatataagtgtgtatttgtactgtatgtattagtcctgatgaaagtctgtgcatagcagactgaaacgttgattttttatcCTGTaagctattaaaagttatatcttaaattggagtcctgagagtgctatcatctctacaatatatatatatatatatatctatatctatatctatatctatatctatatctatatctatatctatatctatatctatatctatatctatatctatatctatatctatatctatatctatatctatctatcaggttcctgatgaaagtcctgaaaGTCCTGCtctaggactgaaacgtcgatcactgttggttgttgcagaataaagcCAAGTTAATTTTTTcaccttatatgaagtccttggagtgcttttcatactaatatatatatacacatatatatatatatacatatatatacatacacacacacacagtcccatttTTGAAAGTGTAAACAACATTTCTTTCCAATTTTAAATCGCTTTTATTATAGTTGTCCTATGTGACTTTCAATCCTTTCAGTTCTTTGCAAAGCCTTGTTCTGTTCAGTCAGCCATTGCACAGAGCTGCGGTGAACTAGCACTttttaaataagaataataactacaCAAATAAGCATCGCTCCACCGTGTGTAGCTCACGTCTCTCACCCACAGTATGCACAGTTCGTCCCAGAGCTGCTCTACTTCCTGGCAACTAAACTCAAATCAGGTAACTAAGCAGGACGGCACATCCAGAAACACAAATTGTTTGCAGATGGCTTTTCGCACAGATACCTGCGTGGCAATGAAATAATGGTGCGGGTTGCTGTCTGCCGTCAGGGATAAAAGGCATGCTGAGCCACTGACAGGATCCTTGAAATGAGAACAACTCCTCACTTGAAATCTTTGGGCGATTAATTTAGCGCCGTACAGTTCCTTCCCCAAGGATTCCAGTTCCTTTAGAACGcagctgaaaagaaacaaaaagaacAATGTTATATTCCTGGGCAGCTCGGCACTGAATGAAATATTTCACTGTCTGTTATACGCCGATAGAATGATTCCTTGTGTTCAGAAAGCAATCTTTACTTAGAATAATGAACATGTCCAGCAAGGTCTGGATCTATCGGCCATATGAATAAATGAAGAGGCCATTAtttatcacagaaaaaaaaatgtcaatgagAAATCAATGTGTTCATTCTTAGGCATTGAAATGGCAGCATTGCTTCAGTAGACAATGATGATACTACATAGGGGTCTACTTGATAAACAGTAAATTGTATGTCTTGGGGGCTGTTCACTGAAAACAAGTTGTGATGAAGCAACAGACACCTTGCGACATTTAGTTCAATAGAGCACGGATGGAATAAAACAAGTCTCCAATTCAAACAAGAGCTAATtgcagatttaaatatttttgttctaattTGTCAGGTCTCATGTAAACGCACAAGAACACGGCCGCAGTGTGAAGAGTGAACAAGAGAATTAGAGCCCCACAAGAGTCAGAGATCTCcaactctttattctgtctctactAACTATCTAGCTAgcttaccagggagagaggctttttatCTTCCTGTCCTACACACTTTCTAATTAACCTTTGTTAGGATTGTCTATTACTCCTCAGATATTGTGTCTATTGGTCTTGGACACCCCCACCAATAAGGTATTTACTCTCACCCTGGTATATTTACATTAATCTAGATTGGGAACAGGGCAAATCCTGGGCTAAAACAAGCAGTCTAATAAAGCTACCATTAGTTTAAGAAATTTACTGGATGACCCTATACTCCCATTATGAGTTTGTGGAGAAGCCTTAAAAGGCTAGTCATTTTCTCACTTTGTTTCTAGTTTTGAGACAGTTAGTGCTGATCCAGCTAAAATTaacagttatttaaccccttaaggacacatgacacggtcttctttatttaaaaagtcAAAATGTATTGACAAGTTAAAAATACAGACCAGCAGTTTTAGTCCCTGtccgggactttcatcaggatcaaggaTATGTTAAAACCCAAGTAACCCACCATATATAGCCCAGTGAAATAAGATTGGCTTACCCCAGGTGAACCGTGCACCGCTGGCGGCATCCCACCGTACAAAGTATGCATGTGAGGAATAAGCTCCTCTCACACGTTCCATAATGACGCGATCTCTATTGCCTAGGCGACAGCTGCAAACTATGATCGCTGCGGCAACCAGAGACTCCATATGGGAGGAAGCTTTTCATCGGGCAATGAGTGTGCTGTGGTCCAAAAGGGCAAACAAAGCAGGCCTTATATTATGTTTAAAGCCATAAAAAATAGACAGACAAATATTGTACTAAGActaatctatataaaaaaaaaataaagtgccaaAGTTGGGGATGTtaactgaaaacatagcaatttcagaaaaGTTTCCCCCGATATGGCGTCTCTGGTTGCCGTGGCAATCATAGTTTGTTGCTGTCGCCTAGGCAGAGATCGCGTCATTACGGCACGTAGGGGAGGAGCTTATTCCACACTTTCCACGGTGGGACGCCAGTGGCAGTACACGGTTCAACCAAGGCAAGTCAATTATCCTATTTCACTGGGCTATATATGGTGGATTAATTGGGTTTTACCATATCCTTGATCCTGATGAATGTCCCAGACAGGGAATGAAACGTTGGTCCGTATTTTTAACTTGTTTCAATACATTTTGACTTTTTAAATGGAGAAGACCGTGACTGCAAGCttttctacattttgttaccccTGCTGAATGCACCCGGCACtttaattaaaggagcactagagtgccaggaatacaaacttgttttcctggcactatagggttataagGTCCTGCCCTTCCCTCAGCACTGGagcagttaaaaccccttcagccacttacctttctccagcatcaGGCTCCCTCTGGgctggtgatctctcctccccaAACCGATGTCAGCTCCAgatgcgcatgcgcagccagaGCCACGCGCGCTatcaaaccgcccatagaaaagcattactcaatgctttcctatggacgtcagcgtgtcCTCAATTagattttcgcattgaggattGAGGAAGGggactctagcggctgtcaggaagacagccactagagcatgggtcctcaaactccagccccccagatgttgctgaacaacaactcccatgattctttgaattagatagccagagaatcatgcaagttgtagttcagcaacatctgaggggccagagtttgagtactcgtgcactagaggctggattaaccctagtgtaaacatagcagtttctctgaaactgttatgtttacagcaggcaggcataaccctagatggacctggcacccagaccacttcattaagctgaattggtctgggtgcctatagtggtcctttaaactacagcctgagtgcaaggaatatccagtacaaatatatatatatatatatatatatatatatatatatatatatatatatataaataatatcaccCAGACAGTGTGTTATAATtgatcattatatatttatataaccaCATGCTAATGGAAAGCAGATTATGAGCCAAAGATAgatgcgcctttaagagaaagaTGTTGGGGActccatttcccatgatgcttggccAGCTAAAAGGCCAGAGAAGCATGACGGGAAATGTAGTCCGCAGCGGCCATGCGGCGGTAGGTGGTGTCCCTGTGGCTGAAGCTGACTTACCGGGTGGTGCAGAGCTGCACCTCTCCCATCAGGTATTTGGGCAGCTGCTCCTTGATCTGGATCTTGTTCTTCAGAGCCGCCTGACAGAAGGTGCCGTCCAGCAGCACCTGGTACGGCTGCCGGAGCCCGAAGTTGTACTTGTAGAAGGTCAGCGTTTTCTTGGCGGTTTTCTGACGCTTGATCTTCATGGCGGCGGCGGCGgctggggggggcggtcaccgGGAACACGTGACGTAACGGGGCTCCGGTAGCGCGTGGTGCCCTCGCTGTGTCGCCTGGCAATGACGTCACGTGATCGAGCGCCTGGCTGGTCTATGATGGTCAGCCCTGGGAGGGCGGGAGCGGTGCATGCCGGGAGGGAGACTGATTGTGTGAATGTTCTTTTAAAAGGGCAttctataaaattattattattcattatttatgtttattgatttatttattttatatttcactttttaaataaatgtacccaatgtattatatgtaataacatttcattattttatttatttatgtatatatatcaaaaggGGGGGTACAGCTTGTAGTACTAAACAGTAATCCAGACACAAAACAGAAGTGGTagtattgcactatttttaatTAGACGAGAACTATGCGAGGGTCtgggtcttaaccccttaaccccttcaggaccggcctgtttttgcgatgtttgtacgttaaggaccagagcagttttaacacttttgtggtgtttgtgtttagctgtaattttccgctctctcatttacggttcccatacaagttatatattgtttttttcaagacaagaagggctttctttacataccagtatttatattatgtcatatattgtatttaaaaaaaataatgaaatatggtgaaaaataaaaaaaaaaacatgtttttggacttttacttgaaaaatcttttacttatctacaaaagctaatgaaaaaaactgctaaatagattcaaaattttgtcccgagtttaaaaacacccagtgtttacatgctttattgcttttttttgcaagttataggcctataaatacaagtaggaaattgctgtttcaatatatatatattttaaatgtatcaatagtgacattgttacaccgttatctgtcataaatccccgaaacacacctaacatgtacatattttttaaagtagacaacccagggtatttaaaatggggtatgtccagtcttttttagtagccacctagtcacaaacactggccaaagttagcatttatatttgtttgtgtgttaaaaatgcaaaaaccgctaactttggccggtgtttgtgactaagtggctactaaaaaaggctgaacataccccatttgcaataccttgggttgtcttcttttgtaaatggtatgccatcatggggctaattctcattccttggctaccatacgctgtcaaaggcaacctaaccaatctgacaaatttcaataaaaaaaatcaagccttatatttgatcctgtaactttcacaaacactataaaacctctacatgtggggtactgttatactcaggagacttcgctgaacacaaatattagtgtatcagaacagtaaaatatatcacagcaataatatcctcagtgaaagagctgtttgtgtgtgaaaaaatgcaaaaaacttcactttcactgacaatatcatcgctgtgatatgttttactgttttgaaacactaatatttgtgttcagcgaagtctcccgagtaaaacagtacccccatgtacaggatttagggtgtcatagaaagttacagggttaagcacagtgctagcaaattaaattatctggacttttggcctgggttggcaggcaggtccctcaaattgcaatcattaaaattacttaattaggtaaaaatattacataaatatgcacgtagaattttaatatatatacatatttatatatttgacgtctacgtgtatatttatgaaattattaatgtaattttgtatgtggacatatgtatatttcgtattatttttatttatttatttatacatagatatatatatcattacattctaagtgtattttgatataaatatatatatatcaatatcaaaatactgttagaataaaattgaatatatatataatttttttttaattattaaaaattatttttattttttgttatttatttttattaacatattatttgtattttataataatatatataccatatacatagttattatatatattgtatatattcgtgtgtaatttaaatataagtgtatttttatattaatatacgtatatataaatataaaaatacacttagtgtgacattatatatatgatacatatacatatattatatatatagatataatacatgtatatatattatatatatacacatattataattttttttacactgattgtttttttttttaactttattttggatttttcacttgcagggagactgcctgtcagcacagacagtccccctgcaggcagatacaaagacccctattgcggtcatgtgatcgagtgatcacatggccgtggggtcctgatctgccgaggggggactgcccgggcagacaggcagtccccctggaccgggaggagagctgatcgccgccgtgggaccgacggcgatcaggtaagtagcccaaaaccgttatgacggttcaggaccgtcagcggtccaaacgcacgttttaccgctgacggtcctgaaccgtcagcggtcctgaaggggttaaggactggactgtttttgcgatgttgtacatttgcgaccaggcctctttttacacttttgtggtgtttgtgtttagctgtaattttccactctctcatttactgttcctatacaaattatatgttgttttttacaggacaaaaaaggctttctttacataccattatttatataatctcatgtaatttaattaaaaaaatacatgttttttgacttttacttgaaaaatcttttactcatctacaaaagcgaataaaaaaaactgctaaatagatttgaaattttgtcctgagttttaaaatatccagtgtttacatgctttttttttgcaagttatagggctataggtacaagtaggatattgtggtttcaaaacatacattttttcaaatttatcaatagtgacattgtaacactattatctgtcaaaattctctgaataacaccccacgtacatattttttttttttaagtagacaacccagggtattcaatatggggtatgtccagtcttttttagtagccacctagtcgcaaacaatggccaaagttagcgttcatatttgtttgtgtgtgaaaaagtaaaaaactaaattgaacgataattttggccagtgtttgtgactaattggctactaaaaaagactggacataccccatttgcaataccttgggttgtcttcttttgcaaacggtatgccatcatggggttaattctcattcctgggcttccataCGCTCTCACAGGCAACgcaaccaacctggccattttcaatgtaaaatatttgaccctgtaactttcaaaaacgctataaaatctgtacatgggggtactgttaaactcgggagactttgctgaacacaaatattagtgtttcaaaacaggaaaacgtatcacaacaattatatcatcagtaaaagtgctgtttgtgtgtgaaaaatttgaaaaaagtcactttcactgacaataccatCGCTGTGAttaggttttactgtttggaatcactaatatttgtgttcagcaaagtctcccgagtaaaacggtaccccccatgtacaggttttagggtgtcttagaaagttacagggtaaaatacagtgctagcaaattaaattctctgcaatttcagcctgggttggcaggcaggtccctcaaattgcaattaataaaattatttaattatgtaaaaatattacataaatacgcacgtagaatttaaatatatatgcacatttatatatttgaaatctacgtgtatatttatataattatttatgtaattttgtatataaacaaatgtatatttcgcattatttttatttatatatacatagatatatatatacaatttcattctaagtgtattttgatataaatgtatatattttaatatcaaaaacagttagaataaaatttcatatagaggggggcggggccggaccgccgagctggatggtcgcaagaCAGACCAGCTCCAGCGAAACTTAAACTTATCTAAGATAAAAATGCTGTATTGGCCAAATATACCGACCGGCAGCGGCGGCCCTCGATGGGCACAGTGCCCGGGACCCAGGGAGAGGCTAGCTCGCAGAGTTGTAGTCCCCTGGGAGGGAAATCTTCGAGGATGAACTTGAGGCCTACTCCAgcggtgagcggggcggacggccgctgccccgctatcccgccGAATGGTACCCGGCCGGGGACCTGG
The nucleotide sequence above comes from Pelobates fuscus isolate aPelFus1 chromosome 4, aPelFus1.pri, whole genome shotgun sequence. Encoded proteins:
- the UTP23 gene encoding rRNA-processing protein UTP23 homolog; this translates as MKIKRQKTAKKTLTFYKYNFGLRQPYQVLLDGTFCQAALKNKIQIKEQLPKYLMGEVQLCTTRCVLKELESLGKELYGAKLIAQRFQVRSCSHFKDPVSGSACLLSLTADSNPHHYFIATQDQELLTKLKKKAGVPLMFIIQNTIVLDKPSPKSLAHVQTAQTSQLVPVHQKKNIEHLKEEQGVAKDSERRGKKRKRVTGPNPLSCMKKKKQIARPPTAPAPGQSKRKRKRKRNKPAGTD